In Cyclobacteriaceae bacterium, the DNA window GCAATAAAGATTATGGATGTGAATGGGATTACGATTTCAGAAACAAAAGATTTTACAGAATAGACAATACAAGGTTTAGTGTGAACATTATCATGTATGCTCTTACTTCATAATCGTGGTGATAAAGAAACAGCGTGCTGGCAACTATAAAATAATATGAACGAAAATTTACAAGCAACGGAAGCATCCGTAAAAGATCTCATCGAAAAACTGAAAGAGCTGAAGAAAGAGATCAGTAAAGTCATTGTTGGTCAGGAAGAGATCATCGATCAACTCCTCATCACTTTCCTCGCTGGCGGTCATGCCTTACTGGAGGGCGTTCCAGGTCTCGCGAAGACTTTAATGATACGCTCTTTATCAGAAGCGATCGACCTTCGCTTCCGCAGAATTCAGTTCACTCCTGATCTCATGCCTTCCGACATTATCGGAACAGAGATCCTGGAAGAAGATCATACCACCGGAAAACGGATCTTCAAATTCAACAAAGGTCCCATCTTCGCCAACATCATTCTTGCCGATGAGATCAACCGTACTTCCCCCAAAACACAATCGGCATTGCTGGAAGCCATGCAGGAATTTGAGGTTACGTATGCCGGAACAACCTATCCGCTGGAAAGACCTTTCTTCATCCTTGCCACTCAGAATCCTATTGAACAATCCGGAACATTCCCATTACCGGAAGCACAACTGGATCGTTTCCTTCTCTATATCAAAGTAGGATACCCCACCGCAGAAGAAGAAAGATCGATCCTTGAAAATACAACCGGACGCAAAGGCAGTCAGATCAAAAAAATAATCGAAGGCAGCAAAATTCTGGAAGCTCAAAAGCTTGTTCGCGATGTGCATATCAACAATGACCTCATTGATCTCGTAAGTCGCATCGTACGTGCTACCCGCGCTGATCAAAGTGAATCAAAGTATGTAAACGAATGGGTACGCTGGGGTGCCGGTCCGCGCGCAGGACAAGCAATGATCCTCACCGCAAAGGCCAGGGCATTGTTGCATGGAAACTTTGCCGTTACGCAAGAGGACATTCATCACGTTGCGTATCCCGTATTACGCCACCGCATTCTCATGAACTTCAAAGCAGAAGCGGAAGGTGTCACACCGCACGACGTAACAAAGCATCTGCTCACCACGATCACGCTTAGAAAAACTCTCTGACACTTTGGATCCGCGCATCAGGCAACTTCTCAAACCCGAAACCCTCAACACCGTCAGCGGTCTTGAGCTGGTAGCGCGTGTTATTGTGGAAGGATTCATGAGCGGAAGTAATAAAAGTCAGTCGGTCGGATCGGGTCAGGAGTTCAGTCAATACAGAAGCTATCAGCCCGGAGATGATCTGCGCCAGCTCGACTGGAAAATGTTTGGACGGTCAGAACGATATTACATCAAGCAGGCCGAGATTGAAACCAATATCACTGTAAAGTTTATGATCGATGCCAGTCACTCCATGTCGTATGGAGAAGATGGCATCACTAAATTGCAATATGCCAAAGTGATGACGGCCGCCCTCGCCTATCTCGCACGTAAGCAAAGCGATACATTCGGATTGTATGCCGTCAATGATAAGAATATAAAAGTTGTACAGCCGCGTTTCGAACAACAGCAGTTCATTCGTTTTTTAAATGAACTGGTTCACCTTAAAAGTGAAGGAACCTGGAACAGGAATGGCGGCGTCGAACAATTGTTTGATCATCACGGAAAAGAGATGATCATCTTCATGACCGATCTTTATGATGACAGTGAAGATCTACAGAAATTTATTTCCAGACTCAAGACACCCCGCAATGAGGTCATCGTTTTCCACCTGATGGGAAAACACGAAACAGAGTTTGACTTTAATGGCTCATTTACATTCGAGGATCTTGAGACCGGAGTCCGTACCAAAGCAGATACCGTTCAGCAGCAAAAGGAATATTCCGGAAGGGTAAAAGAATGGCTTCAGATCTCCAGGGGATGGATGCTGGAAAAACAGATCACCTATAATCTTCAAATGCTGGATGAACCCGTAGAGACTGCTCTGCGGAATTTCCTTACCATTCGTAAAAGCCTCATCCGGTAATGCAACTCTCTCAACCGATATTCCTTTGGGCATTGGCCGGACTCGCAATTCCAGTTGCAATCCATTTGCTCAGCAGGAAAGAAGGAAAAGTTATAAGACTGGGAAGTATCCGTCACGTGCAGGAGACCAGCACAAAGCAATTCAAAAGCTTAAGACTGAATGAACTACTGCTCCTCGCCTTGCGATGTCTGCTCATTATTCTTTTCAGCTTATTGTTAAGTGGTCCGCATTGGAAATCCACCAACAACAAGAAGTGGGTGCTGATCGAAAAAGGATTAGAGAACCAGAAGCAGGTGACCTCTATTCTTGACAGTCTTAAAGATCAGGGCTATGAAAGCCGTTGGCTGGCAAAAGATTTTCCTTTATTGAAAGATAGCGCTGAATGGAAGCCCCTGAGTAATTACAGAAGAATTGTTAATGATATTCTACTCACACAGACATCGGAAGTACTGGTCTTTGCACAGAATAAAGTTTCCGGCTTTAGCGGCACGCGATCATTTGTTCCTGATCATATCCGGTGGATCAGTGTCGGACTTCCTGATAAAGAATATATTCTTGCGGCCATTAAGAAAAGCAATGACAGCATCATTGTCCGTAAGGGAATCACAGGAAGTGATGGAACATCGTTCATCAATGAAATTTCCAATAAGGGTATTGAAGCAAAGCCAGCTAAAACTATTTCCGTCTTGCTCGCAAGCGACCCCGGGCACACGTACGATAGAAAGATCATGATGGCTGTGCTGAAAACAATTCAGAATAGCTATCCTGTTGATCTGGTCATTAAAGAATCAGGATCAGTTGATACATCAGCACCAGTCGATATCTCTATTTCCCTACTGTCCAATAACTCTAAAGCTTCTTCAAAATCAATTATACTGGCACCGCAGAATTCAGAACGTCTCATCATTCATTCACAACCAGATCAATGGATCATTACCAGACGCTTGAATGAAGAGACTGCCCTGAGAGAGAATCTGACATTGGAGATCGCCTCTGTTCTTCTTCCGGAAAGAGATTCACTGGAAGGGATTGTCGCCGCCAACGACAGAAGGGTCATGCCTGATTCAGTGGTGTGGGCATCAGCATCCAATCCTTTGTCGGCTATAATCACAAATCCCATAACCGAAAAAGCAGATCCTTACCTGATTGTATTTTTGTTGTTGATCTTATTAACAGAACGGATGGTGGCATACCATAAAAATCAATGAGCTCAGAACCAGGATTTAATTTGGGAAGGCTTAAGACCCGCTACGTGTTACTACGCAGTGTGGAGATCCTGTTATTGACGATGGCTACTATATTGCTCACAAAAGCGGTAGCGGGATTGGTGGTACAGGAGTCAATCTATCTCTATGCGATCTCTATCCTGGCAGGTATTGTGGTGGGAATAATACGAGGTGTTCATTATCATCTGTTCAGCCTCAACACCGGATTCTTCATCAGCTATCTGAATAAAAACTATCCTCAGCTAAAAGAAAGCGCAGATCTGCTTTTGAGTAATGACAGTGAATTGACCGGGCTTCAGCGTCTTCAGAAAGTCCAGACCCAGCAACAGTTCCATCAGCTTTATCCTGAAATAAAATTACCGAATCACATTGCGCAGGCCTTCGGGATTTTCGCCGCATGCGGGGTCATCTATATTCTTCTCTCTTCGTTTGCAGCAGCACCCGGTGAGAAAGTTCTGGTAAAAGAAAAAACAATCGAAGCTGAGAAAGAATCCATAGTAAATGATACCACCACGGCTGATTTAAGATCGTTATCCATCAGCATCACTCCTCCTTCCTACACACAGGTAAAATCATTTGTCGCACACGGTAGCAACATCTCCTTTCCGGAAGGAAGCAAGGTGACGTGGCAGGCCATCTTCACCAATGACGTTACCGCCGCCAGTATCATTTTCTCCGGTAATGATTCAACTGATCTCGTAAAGACATCAGACCGATACAGCATTTCCAGATCTATGACCGAGTCCGGCTTCTATCAGCTGCAATGGCGTTACAAAAACAAGACACACCGCTCCGATTATTTCAGAATAGAAGTTATCAAAGATGAACCTCCTAAAGTTTCTATCACCAACCTTGAGCAATTCACAAAACTTCGCTTTACGGATAATTTAAAAGTAGGTGTCAATTCATCCCTCAGTGACGACTACGGCTTAACCGATGGCCACATCATCGCCACGGTGAGCAAAGGAAGTGGTGAGTCTGTTAAGTTCAGGGAAGAAAAGCTGCTGTTTACAAATCCACAAAGGATCAATGGAAAGAATGTGCAGGCATCTCTTACACTGGATCTTTTAAAACTCGGACTCGAACCGGGTGATGAACTGTATTTCTATGTTCAGGCATTCGACAATAAAGTTCCGGAAGCAAATCATCATCGTACTGAAACATTCTTCATTGCCCTGCAAGACACTACCCAGGAGATCGCCATGATGGACGACGGACTGGGCGTTGACCTGCTGCCTGAATATTTCCGCAGTCAACGGCAGATCATCATTGATACCGAGAAACTATTAAAAGACCGTAAGAAAATTTCAAAGCAGGAATTCAATTCCACCAGCAACGAGCTTGGGTATGATCAGAAAGCCCTGCGACTTCGTTATGGACAATTCATGGGTGAAGAAGCGGATTCCGGCATCGGAACCGAAGCAGCGGCGGAAGCTGTCGAAGAAAGTGAGCATGAAGGAGAAGAAAAAGATAAAGATGTCATGAAGCAATACGGTCATCAGCATGATACCGAGAACGAGCACAATCTTGTCGAGCCCAAGAAAGAAGATCCCATGAAAGCATTCATGCATCAGCACGACAACAGTGAAGAAGCTACCTTCCTCTTTCAATCAGTCAAGGCAAAATTAAAGGCAGCGCTGGCCATCATGTGGGATGCCGAACTTCACCTCCGGCTATTTGATCCGGCTAAATCACTTCCGTATCAATACAAGGCACTTAATCTTCTGAAAGAGATCAGCAATGATTCACGCGTGTATGTGCATCGCTCCGGATTTGATCCTCCCCCATTGAAAGAAGAAAAAAGACTGACGGCAGATCTGACGGAAGTCAGGACCAATACCAATCGTTACGCCAGCGACGTGAAAATAAAATATCCCGCTATCCGCCAGGCATTGATCATGACCGAAAAGCTGCTTCAGGGAAATGCAACCATACTGTCGGAAGAACAAAAGAACAGGTTTATGGCTGCGGGTCAGGAGCTTGCCATGGAAGCGATTGAACAACCATCCTATCTTGGCACGCTGACATTATTGAAATCTTTGGTGGATGACAAGGTGAAAGCGGAGAACATGAGCAAGACGCTTCTCCAAGTAAGAAAAACATTGTGGAGAGCTATTCCTGCATCATCGGCATCCCCGGCAGGAATTCAAAATCCGATGCATATGCTGGATGAGAAATTTCTGAAAAGCTTAGAAACCATAAAGAATGAATAATTTCTTTATCACTTTTCATCCTGTATTTCCTCTCTGGAGCATCGCACTGGTTTCTGCTGCTGCACTGATATTCTTTATCTGGAAAGAATATTCACGAAGGCAAAATCTCCTGATCGCAAGGATCATTGCAATCGTGCTGGTCATTTTTGCATTGCTGGGAATCACTCTTCGTCCGGCATTGAAAGAAGAAGGAACAGGATCACAATCCATATTACTTACAAAAGGTTATCAGTCTTCTACACTTGACAGTCTTAGGAAGGTCTATCCTTCGATTGAAACCATACAGCAAGGATCACCTGATATTTTCAACAAGGACATACGCTTCATTCTTGGCAATGGTTTATCCTCCGACTCCCTTGAAATGTTGGATAGCAAAAGCTTTCAATTCATCCCCGGGAAGCCCTCCACAGGAATTATCCAATGGATCATGCCGGAAGCTATTCATGCGAATCGCAAAAACACCATCAGGGGAACAGTCAATACAGAGCAAGACATCAGGATAAAAATTACCGGACCGGCGGGAGCTGAAGATTCAGTTCTGTTGAAAGGGGGCAGAAAGAATTTTACGCTTGACATTCGTCCGAAGCAGGCAGGGCTTTTCGTTTATCAGTTAACCACACAAACTAACAATACGAAGACCAGCGATCCATTGCCATTGGAGGTGCTGCCGGATGAGAAGCTCAACATTCTTGTGCTTTTGAAATTCCCAAGTGCAGAGATCCGGTATCTGAAAAATTACCTGTCAGCGAAAGGTCATTCACTCTCGATCCGGTACCAGACTTCAAAGACAAATTTCAAATACGAATACGCCAACACGATGCCGGGAAAGATCAGTCGCGTCACACCGGAGATTGCTGCCGCTACAGATCTTGTGTTCATTGATAGCTCTGTCCTGTCGGAGTTATCGGATCTGGAAAAGAGTGTTCTTAAAAAAGCTATTCAGTCGGGACTGGGAATGATCATACTGGACCTTCCGGAAAAAGGAAACAGCCTGAAGCAATTCCTTTCTGTTGAATCAAAAGTGATCGCTACTGATACTGTACATCTGCAGTTGGATGATAGAAATTATACTTTACCGGCACAGCCGTTGACTGTTGCCAACGATGCATCGATTAATGCGATCACAAATCATCATGAAAGAATGATGTCAGGGTATCAGTATATGGGTGCCGGCAAGGTAGGGTTTCAGCTTTTGAAAGAGACCTATCGCATGACACTGGAAGGAAATGAAGACGACTATGCGTCGCTATGGGCGCCATTGATTGAACAGACTTCGAGAATCAAAAATCAGATGTTCAGGATGAGAATGAAGAATTCATTTCCTTACTATGAGAATGAGTCGCTTCAATTTGAGATCATCACATCCGGTACACGGCCGATCGTCTATGCAGATGGAATATCCATTCCCTTAGCGGAAGATGTCTTACTGGACGATGTGTGGAGCGGCAGGTTGTGGGCAGGAAAGAAAGGCTGGCATCAGTTATTCATTAAAGAAGACTCTACGCGGTTCAATTATTATGTATCCGGAAAAGGCGAATGGAATTCTTTAAGAGTGAACGATCAGATCACTAAAAATAAATTCGCAACATCGACAGCAACTTTGACGGCATCTGCAAAGACCTATCAATACCGTGAGATATCCATGCTGTGGTTTTACCTGATATTTCTGATGGCAAGCGGGTTTCTGTGGCTCGCGCCGAAGCTGTAGGGTAGTGTCTCAGTGCCGCAACGCTGGAGTTTATAAAAGATGATAAGGGTAAGGTAACAAAATTTGTCGTGAATCAGGGCGGTCGTTATGAATGGAAGAAGGTTGAGTAAATATGAACCACAAGAGTGAAGACAAATAAGCATCCCTCAAAATGAAAAACCTCACCAAAATTGAATCATCTGCCAGAAATAAGCAGAACTACCTGAAAGCCAAAGAAGCATTCAACCATAAAAAAGTGGATGAGTGCATTCTCTTCTATGCTCTCCATCACGAAGTCAAATCAAAGCAAAGTGAGAAAGGGCGGGCCGGGATCCAAAAGTTTCTGGAAGGTCTCCATCAAACCTGGCCGGACATTCAGATCACCGTTGAACACGCTGTTGCGGAAGACAATTGGGTAATGGGCAGAAGCGTTGCAACAGCAACCCATTCACAGGTGGTGTTAGGCGTTCCGCCCACCAACAAAAAGATTACAGCCACATTCTGGGACCTGCACCACTTCGACGAAGATGGTTTGATCATTGAAACGTGGAACTTAATGGATAGCTTAGCCATCATGCAGCAGATCGGACTTCTACCTAAGTAACAATCAATCATGAGATCAGTAAAAAATCTTCTGATAATTTTTCTTGGAGCAATTTTGCTATCATGTTCTTCCACCAGGTCAATATCAATATTATACTCTGACTCCTATGATGAAACGAAAGACCAGACTTCGGTCATGATCTTACCATTTGGCACGGTGAAAGTCCAGGGTCAATGGAAGAAGGTAAAGGAAAATCACGTGAGCGGGCAATACTTTTTCGATGGACCAGACTCCGTTGGGATTGCCATTGCACTTCAGCCATGGGATCGGTATGAGTTCTCTCACAACAATCCTGAAGTCACACCCCAAAACTTTGTCAGGAAATTCTATGAGTGGGATGCCAACTATTTAAAAGAAAAAACCGGCGGACAATTAAGAATTGTGAAAGAGGATGAACAAAAAGGTTATCTGATCTGGAGTTTGTCCAACGGACCTATACCCCAGGACTATTTTCTATTCGGCCTGAAAGGGAACATCGCTTACAACCTGGAGATCATTTAATCTTGATATTTATCTGATCAATGAAAAACACCATTCCTCTAAATAGTTTAAAGCAAGCAAAAAACAAGGCACTAATTTTCGGTGGAATAATTGTTGTTTATCAAATTACTGGAGTAGCATTGATCTATAACCAAAGAAATTTACTCATACCTTTCGCAGTTCTCGGCATCCTACTGACAGGTCTCATCTTATTCTTGGCAAAACGAATGCAGTGGGAGATATCTTCACAGAATCCCGAAGTTCTAGATTTATATTTCAGGCTTGGGAACTTGAGATTGAAGCATCAATCATTCAAACACACTGAGATAAAAGACGTTTTAATTGAACAGGACAACCAGAAATACTTCATACTCTATTTAATTACTGACAAAAGACGAATACAAATTGACCGATATCCTACCCGTAAAATAATTGATGCTTTACGAGATCATTTAGCTGAAAAATTGCAATTGTCGTAACTTAGGTTTTGAATAATGGATAGAGTATCTCAAAGAATTATAAGCAATAATAATTTTGATTAAGTTTAATTGATGAAAATCATTCCATTAGTTTCTTTGATCTTATTGACATCAAGTC includes these proteins:
- a CDS encoding DUF58 domain-containing protein; its protein translation is MSGSNKSQSVGSGQEFSQYRSYQPGDDLRQLDWKMFGRSERYYIKQAEIETNITVKFMIDASHSMSYGEDGITKLQYAKVMTAALAYLARKQSDTFGLYAVNDKNIKVVQPRFEQQQFIRFLNELVHLKSEGTWNRNGGVEQLFDHHGKEMIIFMTDLYDDSEDLQKFISRLKTPRNEVIVFHLMGKHETEFDFNGSFTFEDLETGVRTKADTVQQQKEYSGRVKEWLQISRGWMLEKQITYNLQMLDEPVETALRNFLTIRKSLIR
- a CDS encoding SnoaL-like domain-containing protein yields the protein MKNLTKIESSARNKQNYLKAKEAFNHKKVDECILFYALHHEVKSKQSEKGRAGIQKFLEGLHQTWPDIQITVEHAVAEDNWVMGRSVATATHSQVVLGVPPTNKKITATFWDLHHFDEDGLIIETWNLMDSLAIMQQIGLLPK
- a CDS encoding MoxR family ATPase, whose product is MNENLQATEASVKDLIEKLKELKKEISKVIVGQEEIIDQLLITFLAGGHALLEGVPGLAKTLMIRSLSEAIDLRFRRIQFTPDLMPSDIIGTEILEEDHTTGKRIFKFNKGPIFANIILADEINRTSPKTQSALLEAMQEFEVTYAGTTYPLERPFFILATQNPIEQSGTFPLPEAQLDRFLLYIKVGYPTAEEERSILENTTGRKGSQIKKIIEGSKILEAQKLVRDVHINNDLIDLVSRIVRATRADQSESKYVNEWVRWGAGPRAGQAMILTAKARALLHGNFAVTQEDIHHVAYPVLRHRILMNFKAEAEGVTPHDVTKHLLTTITLRKTL